The Streptomyces sp. NBC_01237 genomic interval GACCGCGGCCGTCACCCGGGGCACCCGGTCGTCGAGCGCCTGGCCGATCAGGTCCGGGGCGGCGCCGCGGAACCACAGCGTGATGTCCCCCGTCCGCAGCCAGAGGCTGCCCGCCAGGACTGCCACCAGGACCGCCCCGGCCAGGAGTGTCACCACAGCGAACACGACGAGGAGGAACCCGCGGCGTGAGCGTGCGGCGACCCGTGAGGGCGGTGGCTGCCGGAGCCGGCCCGTGTCGCGCAGGCGCAGCGCGAGGACCACGATCACGACGGAGCCGAGCAGCGCGGTCGGCACGCCGGTGGGAATGGAGGCGGCCCCGTCCGCCCCCTGCACCGCGCGCAGGGACGCGTCCGCGAGCAGGATGAGCAGCGCGCCGAACAGCCCGGCCGCGGGCACCAGGAAGAGGTGCCGGCGCAACGCCCGGACGCGTCCCGCGATCAGGCGGGCCAGGACGGGGGCACCGAGGCCGACGAAGGAGATCGGGCCCGCGAGGGTCACCGCCGTACTGGTCAGAAGTACCGCGCAGATCACGGCTGTCACGCGGGTGGTCCGGACCGGCACACCGAGGGTGGACGCGGCGTCGTCACCCAGGTTCATCACGTCGAGCCGCCGGGACAGCACCAGGGCGACGCACAGCACCACGGCCACGAGAGGGAAGGCGCGTGCCGCGGCGTCGATGTTCAGCTGTGCGAGCGAACCGCTCCCCCAGGCGAAGAGCCCGGTCGTGTTCTGGTTGAACAGGATGAGGAGCATCCCGGTCGCCGCGTCCAGGGCCATGGCCGTCGCCGATCCGGCGAGGATGAGGCGGGTGCCCGCGGTGCCCGCCGCCCGGCCCGCGAGGAGCAGCACGAGCGCCGCCGCGACCAGGCCGCCGGTGAAGGCGACGGCCCCCGACGCCCACAGCGGAACGGCGAGGCCGAAGGCGGCGACGAGTGTGAGTGTGAGGTAGGCCCCGGCCGTGACCGCGAGGGTGTCGGGGGAGGCCAGGGCGTTGTGCGTGACGGACTGGAGCAGCGCACCGGCGGTGCCGAGGGCGAAGCCCACCGCGACGCCCGCGAGCAGGCGCGGCAGGCGTGAGCCGGTGAGGATCTCACCGACCGGTGCGTCACCGGTGCTTTCCCGGTTCCCGGCGAGATGGCGCACCAGGTCGCCGACGCCGACGCCGGACGTCCCCTGCGTCAGGTGCCACATGCCCACCAGCGCGGTCACGACGAGAAGGAGTGCCAGGACGGCCACGCCCTGGGGGCCGCCACCGCGCTCGGCGCGCGGCAGCGTTCCCCCTGCGGATTTCACTGTCTGCGGTGTGCTCACTTCTTGTCGAGTACGTCGACGTACGCGTCGATCGCCTGCTCGCAGGAGCGCGGACCGCCTGCGCCCCATACCCGCGACGGGAAGGCGTGCGCACGGCCTTCCTTCACGGCCGGGATGGTCTTCCAGATCGGGTTCTTGGCCAGCGCCGCGACGTACCCGCCGGCTCCTTCGTCATTGGCGTAGAAGAGGTTGGCGTTCCCCACGGCGGTGAGTCCCTCGACATCGGTCTGCGCGAGGCCGTAGGCGGCATCGACGCCGCCGTCCCCGTGCGCCTTGTTGATGTCCTTGGTCCATGCGGGCTTCATACCGAGCTCTTTGCCTATCTCGGTGAACAGGGCGCCGTCACTGTAGGGGCGGACGGTCAGGTTGCCCCCCTGGAGCCAGCCGTCGAAGAACAGGAAGTCCTTCGTCGGCAGGTCGGCGTCGGTGACCCGCTTCTTCGCCGTGGCCAGGTGCTGGTCGAATTCCTTGAGCACCTGGTCGGCACGCTCGGTGCGCCCCGTCGCCTTGCCGATCATGCTGAACACTTCCTGCATGTTGCCGATCGGGTCGGCCGGGTTCGCACCCCGTGTGGCCATCACGGGGACCCCTCGCTTCTCCAGCTTCGCGATGGTCTCGTCGTCGGCGTCGAAGGCCTCGACGACGATGAGGTCGGGCTTGGCCGCGTAGAGGGTGTCGAGGTCGGGCTCCTCACGGGTGCCGATGTCCGTCACCCCGCCGGGCAGCTTCTCCGCGCTGACCCAGGTGCGGTACCCCTTCGCGTCGGAGACGGCGGTGGGGGTGACACACAGGGTCAGCGCGTCCTCGATCTGCTGCCATTCCAGGACCGCGATCCGTTCGGCGGGCTTGTCGAGCTTCACCTGCCGGCCGACGCCGTCCTTGAAGGAGACGGGCTTCGTCGAGGTGGCCGTGGTGTCCTCGGCACAGCTCTTCGACGCGGGCGACGCGCTGGTGCCGCCGGCCTCGGTTTTGTCGACATCGGTCGTGCCGCAGGCCGTTGCGGCGAGGAGGACGAGCCCGGTGGAGGCTGACGCCGCCAGGCGATGGGCACGGTTCATGAAGGGTCCTGCTTTCTTGGGTTCGTTCGCGATGCGTTGGGGGGCGGATGTCCTGCTTCAGGAGGAGTGCCGCCCGAGCGGGTCGATACGGAGACGGCCCGTGCGGGGGTCGGTAGCGACCTCGACACGGATGTCGTAGACCTCGCCGATGTTCTCGGCGGTGAGGACGTCGGCAGGCGCGCCCGCCGCGTGCACCCGGCCGGAGCGCATCAGGACCAGCGTGTCCGCGACACGGGATGCCTGGTCCAGGTCGTGCAGCACGACCCCGACCGCGATGCCGTGCTCCTCGACGAGATCGCGTATCAGGTCGAGCGTCTCGATCTGGTAGCGCAGGTCCAGGTGATTGGTCGGTTCGTCCAGCAGCACGACGCCGGTGTCCTGGGCCAGACAGGCCGCGAGCCAGACACGCTGCATCTCCCCGCCGGAGAGTTCCCCGACCGGCCGGGCGGCCATGTCCCGTACGCCGGTGATGCCCATGGCGTGGTCGATGGCGGTCCGGTCCTCGGCGGTCTGTCCGCCGAAGCCGGTCCGGTAGGGGTGGCGTCCGAACGACACGACCTCCGTCACCGTCAGCCCTTGGGGCGCGGGCCTCGACTGGGAGAAGAGGGTGACCTCGCGGGCGAACCGGCGGGGACTGAGCAGGGCCGCGTCACGCTCGGACTGCCCGTCGCGGGGGCCGAGCGTCACCCGGCCGCCCTCCACTCGGTGCAGTCGGGAGAGCGCTCGCAGCAGCGTGGACTTCCCGCTGCCGTTCGGTCCCACCAGGGCGGTCGCGCGGCCGGGTTCCAGGGCGATGGAGACACCGTGGACGACGGGCTTGCCGCTGTACCGCAGCACCAGGTCGTGCCCGTTGAGAGCGGCAGCCGGCGCGGCGCGGCCGACCGCGGGGCGGCCGGCGTGCCGGAAGGGGCTTGTGAACATCGAGGGGTCCGGACGGTCGGAGGGGCAAGGACTGCGGCACCCTCCGTCCGGCCTTCACCGGCCGGGCCGCGGCTCACCCACGCACGGAGAGAGCACCGTTCGCGGCGAGCACCAACTAAGGGTCACCTAACTCCGTGAAGGTTATATTCCGCTTGCCGAGTCGACAATCAGGAGTTCTGGACACGCGATACGGGATTCCGGACATTCCCGTGACTGCCGTCGGCCGCGCCGAAGAACGCGCCCGGCGTGGTTCCCATGACCCGCCGGAAGGCCGCGATGAAGGAACTGGGCTGCGCGTAGCCGAGTGTCTCCGAAACCGTCATCACATCGAAGCCTTCGGAGAGGAGCGTCAGCGCCCGGTGCACACGCAGCATCTGCCGCCACCGCGCGAAGGAGAGACCCGTCGTGTGACGGAACGCACGGGTGACGGTGCGGTCGCTGATCCCCAGCGACTGTGCCCACTCCTCCAGCGAGCGGCCGTCGGCGGGATCGTCCAGCAGCGCCTCGGCGATCATGTCGATCCGGTCGTCACCGGGCAGCTGCAGAGCGAACTGGCGCTCCGACGGCTGGATCACATCGAACACGACCGACTCCGCCCGCGCCCTGGCCTCCGCGTCAAGATCCTCGCGGGACAGATGGGTCAGCAGCGACTCGAGCAGCGGCGTCATCGTGATCGCTTTCGGTTCCCCGAAAGCGAACGGCGTGCGGTCGGGAGCGAAGAAGGCGTCATGGAACTCCGCACCGGCCGTCGCTCTGCCCCCGTGCACCACTCCGGCGGGCATCCACAGACCGCACCCCTCGAACACGGTGAAGACGCGGTCCTCCACCCGGGACGTCAGCGTTCCCCCGCGTACCCAGACGAGCTCGTGCAGGGCATGCGCATGCGGCGCCCACTCCGTGGGAACGCGGGGAACCCGGACCCCGGCGACGATGGCGAAAGGGGCTGCCTCCCCCTCCGGAAGCGCCGCCACCCGGCGCAGGGCGGTACCCGTCTCGCGCCGCCACATCCCGGGGGTCGCCTCACCACAGGACGATCGGACCATGGGGCCGAGTCTATCCAGGGCCCCCGCACCGGCACCGGCGCCCCGGGCCGCGAGGGGCCGCCGGACGGGCTGGACGCCCCCTGGAGCAGGACCACGCTGCCCGAGCCCTGCCAGGGCCCAGGTAATCCCTGGACGCCCCCTGGAGCAGGACCACGGCCCGCCCGTCGGCTCCGTCCTGGATCTCCCTGTGGGGGCACCCGCGTGGAGCGGCTTCAGACCCGGGGCCCCGCCGCCGTCAGGGCGCCCTTGACCTCTCGCAGCACGCGGGCCGCGTCCTCGGGGTCGTTCACCACATCGGTGTGGTTCATGTCGACGACGAGCACGTCGCTGGCCGAGTAGTGCGTGTGCACCCAGTCGTCGTAGCCGGACCACAGCGTCCGGTAGTACTCGACGAGGCTCTCGTCCTGCTCGAAATCGCGGCCCCGCAGCCCGATGCGATGCAGCACCGTCTCGAAGTCCGCCTTGAGGTAGACCATGAGATCGGGTGCCTTGCGGTACGGCAGGCCGTCGATCTCGCGCATCATCTCGTCGAGCAGCCCCTCGTACACCCGCATCTCGAGGGAGCTGATCCGCCCCAGGTCGTGATTGACCTTGGCGAAGTACCAGTCCTCGTAGATGGACCGGTCGAGGACGCTGTCGTCCTGCTTGTACGCCTCCTTGATCGAGGCGAACCGTGTCTGCAGGAAGTACAGCTGGAGCAGGAAGGGGTAACGATTCGCCTGGATCTCCTCGGGGCTCGCCGTGTAGAAGAGCGGGAGGATCGGGTTGTCTTCCACGCTCTCGTAGAAGACTTCACTGCCCAGCTCCTTGGCGAGCAGCTCGGCCACGCTCGTCTTGCCGATCCCGATCATGCCTCCGACGCAGATCACCGGCATACCTCGCTTCTCCCTGGGGGCTTCTGTTCACGGGCGGGGGCTGGACACCCCCACCACCGGGACGCGGGTCGGCGGCCACCCGACTCCCCAAGATCTTCATGATCGGCGTCATCCAGGTCCCGGCCGGACCGAGGTCCCGACGCGCACCGCGCTCCTACGGCCGGACGAACCGTTCCGCAGGTGTCGCGTACCGCGAGGAGCCATCGCCCCGCGGCCGCCCTGAAGCATAAATGACGACTCGCCCCACGCAGGCCGGAGCACCGGCGCCCGCCTCCCCCGGCGAGGGCGGGACGCCCCGGAGCGGTGGCGATCCGGACGGCGCGCGGCAGCGCGTTGTCGATCCCGCGCACCACCCGCGGAGCCGATGTGACCGGACGGAGGCTCCGGTGCGGGCAGGGTGTGCCCGGCCTGTCCCGTCGCGGGCACAGCCTCTCCGGGCCACGGCTGACACCCTGGGGCCGGGCCGGCAGGAGCCGGGCCCGGTCGCGACCACCGGGAGCAGCGTCGTGATGGCCTTCCCGGCGGAGCCGACCCGACTGAACACCCCCTACGGAGCCGCGGTGACCATGGAACCCTCGACATACCCCGGACCCGACGTACGTCTGGCACGCCTCGCGAGCGCGGTCGGGCTCCCGGCCGAGTGGCCCCCGACCGGGGAGTACCTCGACGGTCTCGCGGAGCGGACCGGTCTGCGTACCCACGACCTCCTGCTCGTCGCGGACCTTCCCGTGCCCGGGACCGCGTGGCTCTTCGACGAGTCGGCCGGCGCGTCCAGTTCCCTGGTGCGGCACTCCCTTGCCCTGCCCGCACCCGCTCGGCAAGTGCTGCGCACCCGTGCACGCTCCATGACCGCTCCGGTGGGCACGCTCACTCCTTCTCGGCCCCGCGTGCACGCGCACTACCCGCCGGGCTTCGGCTCGCTCCTTCTGCGGATGCTCGCGCTCCGTAACCTGAATTGGTCGGGGACGGCCAAGGTGATGTGTCTGATGTCCGGTGTCTGCAAGGCGGCTTCGACCATCGGCGCGGTGGGGCGGGGCGCCAAGGCGCTCGATGCGGAGACGCTCGACGGCTTCGCCGCGACGCTCGGCGTGCCGGTCGCCGTGCTCGCCGGGCTGACCGGCATCCGCCCGTCGGCGGAGAGCCGCGCACTCATCCCTGAGGTGGTCGACACGGCCGCGCTGGTCTGGGAGATCCGGCACCTGACCCAGGACCAGGAAGGCCGGCTCACCGAGTACGCGGAGGTATTGAACAGGGAGTGAAGCCGTCCGGTGGGACGGCCCGCCCGCGCCGCGCGGGCGGGCGGCACCGCACACAGGTCCAGCCGGACGTCCGGAGCCCGGCCACGCGGCGGCCGTTGCCCCAGGGCCGTCCGAGGCCGGACGGGCCCGATGCCGGGTGCGGCCCCGGTGCGGGGCCGCACCCGGACCGGGGTCAGGCGCCCCAGCGCAGGGCGATGGTGTCACCCACGTTGATCACTCTGTTGCGGGCGGCGGCGGCGAAGGCGGAGCCGTCGACACCGGCCTTCCAGGTGTTGGAGCCGCTGTTGGCCTTGCCGTTGATGCCGGTGAGGGTGCCGGTGCCCGACGAGGGGGTCACGCTCGTGACGCATCCCGACGGGGTGGCCCCGCTGCCCGCGGCGTCGAGGACGTCACCGAGGGTGGTGGTGGTAGCGGTGGGTGTGAAGGCCACCGAGCAGACCTTCAGGTTTCCCGCGCCGTCGTCGACGGTGAGGGCCAACGTGGTGGCGGTGCCCGCG includes:
- a CDS encoding iron ABC transporter permease is translated as MSTPQTVKSAGGTLPRAERGGGPQGVAVLALLLVVTALVGMWHLTQGTSGVGVGDLVRHLAGNRESTGDAPVGEILTGSRLPRLLAGVAVGFALGTAGALLQSVTHNALASPDTLAVTAGAYLTLTLVAAFGLAVPLWASGAVAFTGGLVAAALVLLLAGRAAGTAGTRLILAGSATAMALDAATGMLLILFNQNTTGLFAWGSGSLAQLNIDAAARAFPLVAVVLCVALVLSRRLDVMNLGDDAASTLGVPVRTTRVTAVICAVLLTSTAVTLAGPISFVGLGAPVLARLIAGRVRALRRHLFLVPAAGLFGALLILLADASLRAVQGADGAASIPTGVPTALLGSVVIVVLALRLRDTGRLRQPPPSRVAARSRRGFLLVVFAVVTLLAGAVLVAVLAGSLWLRTGDITLWFRGAAPDLIGQALDDRVPRVTAAVLAGAALGLAGCVVQGAVRNPLAEPGVLGITAGAGLGAASVVTSGLSGGRPVLIAVAVAAGLATFGLIALLAWRGGFLPDRFVLIGIGCGYGLSSITTFLLLRADPYNTPRIFTWLSGTTYGRTLPDVVPVAVALALALPVLFAMRGRLDLLAVDEDTPRIVGVRVERTRFAALAIAAVLAALSVIAVGVVGFVGLVAPHLARSLVGARHGRAIPVAMLLGGLLVCVADALGRTLVAPAQMPAGLMIALVGAPYFIWVLRQSRA
- a CDS encoding iron-siderophore ABC transporter substrate-binding protein, giving the protein MNRAHRLAASASTGLVLLAATACGTTDVDKTEAGGTSASPASKSCAEDTTATSTKPVSFKDGVGRQVKLDKPAERIAVLEWQQIEDALTLCVTPTAVSDAKGYRTWVSAEKLPGGVTDIGTREEPDLDTLYAAKPDLIVVEAFDADDETIAKLEKRGVPVMATRGANPADPIGNMQEVFSMIGKATGRTERADQVLKEFDQHLATAKKRVTDADLPTKDFLFFDGWLQGGNLTVRPYSDGALFTEIGKELGMKPAWTKDINKAHGDGGVDAAYGLAQTDVEGLTAVGNANLFYANDEGAGGYVAALAKNPIWKTIPAVKEGRAHAFPSRVWGAGGPRSCEQAIDAYVDVLDKK
- a CDS encoding ABC transporter ATP-binding protein; the encoded protein is MFTSPFRHAGRPAVGRAAPAAALNGHDLVLRYSGKPVVHGVSIALEPGRATALVGPNGSGKSTLLRALSRLHRVEGGRVTLGPRDGQSERDAALLSPRRFAREVTLFSQSRPAPQGLTVTEVVSFGRHPYRTGFGGQTAEDRTAIDHAMGITGVRDMAARPVGELSGGEMQRVWLAACLAQDTGVVLLDEPTNHLDLRYQIETLDLIRDLVEEHGIAVGVVLHDLDQASRVADTLVLMRSGRVHAAGAPADVLTAENIGEVYDIRVEVATDPRTGRLRIDPLGRHSS
- a CDS encoding helix-turn-helix domain-containing protein, encoding MWRRETGTALRRVAALPEGEAAPFAIVAGVRVPRVPTEWAPHAHALHELVWVRGGTLTSRVEDRVFTVFEGCGLWMPAGVVHGGRATAGAEFHDAFFAPDRTPFAFGEPKAITMTPLLESLLTHLSREDLDAEARARAESVVFDVIQPSERQFALQLPGDDRIDMIAEALLDDPADGRSLEEWAQSLGISDRTVTRAFRHTTGLSFARWRQMLRVHRALTLLSEGFDVMTVSETLGYAQPSSFIAAFRRVMGTTPGAFFGAADGSHGNVRNPVSRVQNS
- a CDS encoding deoxynucleoside kinase, encoding MPVICVGGMIGIGKTSVAELLAKELGSEVFYESVEDNPILPLFYTASPEEIQANRYPFLLQLYFLQTRFASIKEAYKQDDSVLDRSIYEDWYFAKVNHDLGRISSLEMRVYEGLLDEMMREIDGLPYRKAPDLMVYLKADFETVLHRIGLRGRDFEQDESLVEYYRTLWSGYDDWVHTHYSASDVLVVDMNHTDVVNDPEDAARVLREVKGALTAAGPRV